AGCAGAATCAGAATAAATTCTATACGTTAAGGAAATAAACTATTTATTTCATTCCATATTATATTGTTGTTACAGAATGCAGCCTTTTGTGCAGACTTTACCATTTCCTATTGTGTCTGATTTTACCActtgttgttgtgtgtgtgtgtgtgtgtttttttaaaaatatactaaatATTCATAACTCTTTCTAAAATTGACTTTGAGAATTAATCTACAATGATACTTTATAAAtatgtaacttttaaaaaaaaccatggagCTAAAGATGTTAGAATTATTAATAACACTTTATagttaaaatggttttttttaaaatgttagaatTGCTGCATTTATCACTTGTCATTCAACTGGGAGAATCAGTGTGTTAATACTGCAGGTGAACTGTGGCATCTTTGCATTTTGGACTGTCCATCCAAAGATACAGTTATCCTCAATAAGCTGTGTCCCTGCATGATTGAACAAAAAtaagtccagaatgcagccgcgcgagcaatactgggtgtaccaaggtacacccatactacacgtatcctccacgagctgcactggcttcctattggtctccaagtacgattcaaggtgctggttattacctttaaagccctacatggcctaggacccagatatctacgagaccgtcttctgccgcacacctcccttaggccgataagatcgcacaggatgggccttctccaggtcccatcagctggacaatgccggctggcgacgcctcggaatagggccttctctgttgccgcaccagccctatggaatgagcttcccccagagatctggaccctacccactctcatggccttccgaaaaccTATTAAAACCTGgatattccggcaggcctggggctgttgacctcttgattaaggtccagccccgcttagactgggtgcatgttgtgtctcttttaatctgttgtgttatttgttttatttgtttttaatttttttcttaatttttatttctgtaagccgcccggagtcctccgggattgggcggcctataaatttaataaacagtaacaGTAACACTGAGGCTGGCCAATGCTCCAAAAGTGGAAAGGGTGTCCTGAGCAGGCAGCCTCAGTGAGTCAGCGAAGCTGAGCAGGCACGCTCATCCCACTCAGCCTCTGGTCTAACCATTCTGGTTTTGGAGCATTTGGAACAGGTCGCTTGGCTGAGGGAGGTAGAGGGGAACAAGGCCATGCAAGCAGTGTCTGGCGCGCAAGCATGGACAGCTCCACTCATGCAAGAGAGAAGCCTTTGGGGTACCTCGAGTGTGGCTGTAAGTACTGGACATTTGTGCAACTGACGCTGCAAATGCCCACTACTTGTGTGAGTGAGACTGCACATACATGCGCCCATAACTCACATGGCCCAGTTGCAAGTAGGCCTCAGCCCAGTAGTGGGCCATGGCTCACAGATCTAAACCCCTGGTTTAGACAAATGCAATACTATTTGGTATTTGTCACATGCTAGAAATTATTGTAATAATATTATGTTGAAAAAGTGTTAGAAACTTGTACAAAAATATCTATGCACCACTGACAGATTTTTCTTCCGATCAAAAATGTATTATCATATATGTAATCATGACTGCATATGAAACAAACTGAATGGTTTACTATAATGCTATATGAAAGAATAAATTACAGAACACTGCAAAGAAATTTAGTCTGTagtgataaatattttaattctgtatGTATTTATATTGGTGCTATGTAAGGGAAGAGGTCCACCCTACGCCTTTGTAGTATGGTGTGCTTAAGGCTTGGGTTTCTCACTACTCTTTTGATAGGAAAttgttgggtgagatcattcaatgACATAGGTTGTGGTGTCATCAATAAGTTGATGATACCCAGTTATATGTCACCACCCCTAGTTGGTCAGGTGATGCTGTGAAATGCTAATCTAGTTTTTGGAGTCTGTGAAGATTTGGATGGGGAGAACCAGCTCCAATTAAAGATTAGCAAGTAAAATGGCTTTAAGGTTTTGGCTTCGCAAGATCAGTTAATGTTTCATCTTTGATTCTTGATGGGATTGTACTTTCCGAGACAAAGCCAACTGATCCTATTCCTGGACAGAATGCCCTTGCTTATGTTCTTCGCTTATTTGTGTATTCTTTTAAgcggggtgggtaggtgggtaagGTTTTTGCTACATCCCACATCAGCTGCCCATAGTAGTTAAATTGCAGCAAAGAAATAGACAGGTATGAAAGAGCATATAATTTACTAATGTTGACTTTCCAAGCTAACATCCTCCATACATGTCGAATTTCAACTGTAATCACTTTAGGATTAAGACTATTAAAATAATGTAACTGTTTCATATAAAGAACAATGTATTATTCAATGTATGTAAGTATCTGTACCATATTTTTCTTTAAGttcaagaaaaaatatatctggGATGTTTgtttcctataaagcctctggagcctggggaggatgaaaaatggctttaaaaaaggctgaactcagctggccagcacaagcatgcgtgctggccagctgacagggcaacgccttgtgtgccctgacaaatggctccacgtgccacctgtgacacacgtaccataggttcatcatcccaGCTCTATATACAGTAGATCTAAGCTAGCTAGAGAAAGATGAAAAATTTCTACTTTAAATAATTGTGCTTTTAGTCAAGTTTAATACATGTAGATTAACtctataaaatatactaaaaatcAATGCTGTTAAAATATCTAATGTCAATTGAAGTGGTAAATATTGATTGCAACTTCTGACTGACCTGACTGTTCTCCATTGCTATTGAAGCTGTTGAGTTAAAGATACTATCAAGAATCAAATATCCAAATAGTACAATTGGAGAGATACAGTTTTGACTTGATATTAATACTTTGTAACCTCTAACTTTCTTCTAGAGTAGAGTCTGGCCATAACAACCAAagtcatatatctatctatgtctgtttTCCTCTACATTATTCCCTAGgactggaaatgactagcacatatgtgcgagaggaacatTTACCTTATTCCCTTCTGATATAATTGAATGGGCCGATTTTGTACTGTTCTAAGAATTGCCCAAAAAAattgcaggaaaaaaaggaagaaaatcatAACCTGTCAATACTTCATGCATATTTCTATTTTGCACATAGTTTTGAAAGTGTCAGAAATTTCCAGGAAGAGATGCATAATATGGATAAATCAGAAACATAATTAAGGAGGCAAATGTATCACATATCTAGGAAAAGAAGAAACTCTGCAAAGTCGCTTTGTAGAATATGGTATAGCTGCAAATTTTAGTTTTAAGTGCacagcttttattttaaaaataaatacttctCATAACTCCCTTCAAAGATGGTGTTTGAAACTCTGAAGGTAATATTTGACGACATTAAATAAATTTGCAAAGGTTGGAATGAAAGGAACTCTATTTCATagtattgttttctttttgtttataatAGCAATAGGGACAGAATAAATCTGAAGTAAATAGTTTTATAACTTTCTCCAACCTATTTATCTTTAAATAACGCTTCCATCATAGGAAAAATATAGAACATTTGAAATTCTATAGTATTTTTCAATTCATTTTaggataaaattattttaactCTGAACCTCTATTACCACTAGTGGACAGAGACAGATAGGTACTTTATTTACTGCAAAACAGTAAATAGTATGGCTATAAAAACATCTCAAACCTTTGAAGTGATGAAGCAGTTGCATTCTCTAGAATGCCTGGCTTCAGCAATAGTCATCCAAAATATCTCTATATGAATATACAGAACCTGCTCCAACACTTCAAAAGAAGGGTGCTTCACTTGCACCAACATGGTTTATATATTAGCTTTATGTTAAGCCTTAACTCACAGTGAAACAATAATTTTAGCAATAGGCTGAATCTGTAATATACAGGCATCTACAGCCAAATATAGCAAGCACCTGTAACTGAAGTGAAGTTAAAATCTTCCAATAATGGGAAGTTAAGCTACTACAATATAAATGTTTTTCTGAAAAAGTCTGATTTATTATATGAAGTCATAGTTTAATTATTTAGGTGACTGATACCAAGCCATTGTGTTACAGATTCTCCTCAAATCAAAgaccctaaaccagtgtttctcaaccttagcaacttgaagatgtccggacttcgctggctggggaattctgggagttgaagtccggacatcttcaagttgccaaggttgagaaacactgccctaaacacTGCCTTAAGCTGTAGGAAACCTGTAACCAAAAGCATTATAAATTTGCAATATTTCCATGAGTTGTTCATGGTAATGAGATATTACATTTAAAGCTGTTTAAAATTAATGTTGTTAATTTAAAATCTTACCGTGGAGAATTGAATCCACTATCAACTGTGATGCTACTGCTGTCCATGCTGTCCAGCCTTGCTGAATGTGTGGCTCTCTGGCTGTTGCTGTTTTCCGTTTCCTTTGGAGCAAGTAGAGTGAGGTTCTTTTCAAATTTCCTTTGCaagtctctttccttctctcgctCAAGAAGCCACTGCATAGTGCCCACATCATCCCGATTCTTCTCTTCCTCTGTATTCTTATTAGTCCCTTCCTCAGAGTCGTCATCATCAGAGACATTGTAATAATCAAAAGCTGCTTCTTGGTTTCCAGCTGTTTCTTGCTGCCTCTGGGGAATTGGTATGACTTGTGTGACTGAGGTTACCATAGCTTGTTCAAGTTTATCACATCTGCTCGGCAAAGTTTCAGAAGGTGTCTTTTGATGAGGTTTTAAGTGTGGCACATTAGGTTTGTGAAAACTGTTGACAGATAGAGTGCTGTGGAGAGGCTTAAAAAGTGTGTCTTTACTAAAGATTTCTTTCCTCTTATCAAGGCTACTGGACTCTGTGCTATGATGTTGAGCTAGTCGGCCATTTGTAATTACTTCAGCTGTCTGACTTGTTGCAATTGGCCCACTACTATTACTTGGCCCTTTAGGTGACTCCTCTCTATGAACTCCTGGTTCTCTAGCTAAGTGCTGTGACTGTCTTTCTGAGGGAGAGACTTTTTTCGTACTGTCTGCCAAAGTCACTGGATCACTGTcatctttgttttttcctaaaggtGAAGGAGCTGTGAGTACTGTTTCACTGGAAGTATTACACTGAAAATAATCATCAATGGCTGACTTTGTTGTACAAGAACTGAGTTCATTATAAGGTGGTAAGTTCTCAGTTGGTTTGCTTTGTTCTAACAAGGTACAGGAAGTAGGAGTTTCTGCACTGCCAACAGTCTTTTCAGGTTTAATTACCTCTTTGTAATTTACAGATGACAGAAGAGCCCTTTGATGACTAAGTGATTGTGAAGGCCTTAAGGTGCTATCATCTATATATGTCTGACTGGTTGCTTGGTCATCTTGGCTGCAAGCTTCAATTATGTCTTCAGGGGTACCTAAGGAAGCAGTACCCAGAGGTCCTTTTGAGTTATCCATAGATCGAGATCGTTCCTTGGCTTTATTAGATCTCTCATTTCTTGATCTTCGGTCCTGTGTGTGGCTGTGGCTTCGATGGACCTTAGAATGGGAGCTTCCTCTTGAAGGTTCAGGAAAAGGCATTTCTGTTCTCCTTTTGGCCAGTTCACCAGATACATCCCATTCAGGTGTCATAGGAAAATGAGACTCAAGAACATTAGGACTGCTGTGCATGATAAAGTTTTCCCTTTTGTGTTCTATTATGTAGCAGCCTTCCCTTGGGGACCTCATGAGAGGATCATAGAAATCATATTCCCTTTCACCCGGCACTTCTAAATGAGAACCCTCTGAAGGATCTCCTTTAGAGATTCGAGTTTTGCTGTGCGACCGAGATTTTCCATGAGATTTTCTATGACTTCTACTCTTTTTGCTTCTCCCGCTATGATGAGCTGATGATCCAGCCTTGCTCCTTTgagctttttcttcttcaagcTTCTTCATTAGTGCAGTGTGCCTCATGACATTTTCCACAGTCAAATCAGGATTGATACGCCTAATAATCTCCATTTCTACCTCCCTCGGTATAGTGGTAGGAGTATCTTCATCCCGTAAAGGCCATTCTTCAGGAGGAAATTGGGCAGAAAAATTGGCCAGCTGTTTTGTCTTATCTTTTTTGAAACTCAGTCGAAACAATTTTAGCCCAAATTTTTTAGACTGCTTTTCTCCATCTTTAGGCTTTGAAAGTGTCTCTGTTTTGTAAGAAAAATTTACAGTACTTTTACTTTTTTCAGTGGGTGGCACCTGGCAAAGAGAAGGGGGGCAATAAGAGTCTTTGCAGTCTTTTGTTGATTTCCTCTGTAGAGTTGATGCATGCATGCTATGCATGTCTTCTCTGCAACAATGGCAAGAGTCGCAATGGTTTTTAGGTAACGTTCGATCTCTTACACAGCCCGAGGTGGAAGGAGTTATAGTTCCTTGCTGTGGAGAGGTACACTGAGACCTGTCAGGTATCCTCTCGTCCAGATGGTACCATTTACTGTTAGTTCTTATGAGAGAAGGTGTTATAAAATAAGTCTGTGGGGTCACAATGAAGTAACCATCTGGAGTTgggtatatttttctttctcgTACAAGCATGTTTAAGGTATGACGAAGGATTTCAGGACTTGGAGTTGGAAcacctaaaaaaaataataatgtgaaaATATATCCCCACTAGTATATATATGATCTATAAAAGTGAAGTACAACATATAATTATTCAACAAATTACTTTGATATGAAGATGTCaagcaaaatatttttggaaCTTTTTCCTGGGTATCTGAGTGACCACTGCCACTTtgatgggttttaaaaaaaaaagatgtttgcaacaataatagaaaaatgcTATTCAAACTAAACCTTTGGATATGCCAGATTAAGCAATTTAGCATATCTTTCCTAATAGTTATAAAATAGAACATAACAGTTCTAGCATGTAGGTGAATTTCTGTAAGTTGTCATATAAATTGAATGTAATACAAATAACTTCTTAGCTGTGTTTCATTGGCTTTCCTGAGGCACCTGTTACAGCCATTATGTATATGACAGACGTTCAGACCACTATTTTAtgacttgaagaaaaaaaaaggactctTTTATATGTAAAGACATTTTAGATTTAACGCCAACTATTGCCATGATACAACTGTGAAAAAGAAATCCAGCTATTAGAAAAATCACTTTTCATATTAGATCAGTTAAATTTCATTCCTGTACCTTATGTACCTATATACCCATACAATCAATGACAACTCCTATAATATTCTGTAAAATTAAATTGTACAGAGTCCATTCCTATTATTGAGGAAAacataaatacaattatatatcttTACACATGATTTGTAACTGTAcaaggtaaaataaaatattggatagAAATAAATGAACTATTGTCTTAATGTAGATTTTTACGACATAATCTGTTTCCTCTGATATTTATTTGAATCTACTATGTATCTTTTATATTCACTTCATTAATATAAAAACAGTTATATTTCTTTAGGCTTTTGCTGTCTACCTTATGTTCCATCTAAGACTATATTCACTAtggcctggatttttttttagctatatatgtatgtgtgctgGTGCCACCAATTGCGGCAGGGGGCTAAAGGGCACATTGTGCTGATGCCGCTGTTTGCAGCATGAGGCTGTGTGGTATGTTGTGTCATTGTGCATGTGAACGTCGACACCAGCGCAATGAACCTCATGACGTCCTGCTGCAAGCAACTGCAAAAGAAGTCGGACAGCGGCACGACAGGTGTCGGGTGTGGGAGGCCAGGCTGTGGCGGTCCTAAGGTAAGTGGCACAGGGcatgtggggcagctccacccaccaccctagcttgattttttgcCTGCACTTCACCCCACCTCATACAACCAGACGGTGGGTGGGACTTAATTATCacttattttttgggggtagggcttatattaagcACAGGCatgaaaattaaaactaaaacttCTTTTCGCGGAAAgttgtattttggggaaaatatggtagAACAAAGTAGGTGTTTTAAAAGTCTTATGGAGGCTTAAAGCACCCTTAAAAAGCCTACTCCCGCCACAGGCcaattttatcctttttattgGTTTTCCAATCCTCTGCATGGTATGCAGTAACAATTTTATCCCTTTAAAAAACCCAAATGGAAAACAGGCCCATCCATTCCGATGATATATACTGAATATCCCACCATGATCCTTAAGAAAGACTCAAGGAGCATAAGCTGAAATATCTCACATGAACAGGCTgctactgaaagaggaattatttTAAGGAACTTCAGTACAAAATATGTAGGGTTTTAAATATAATGACCAGTAGAGCTACAAAGAGATTTGGATTCAAAAGGCAATGCATGACTTGGAGTACAAGTGAGAACACACATAGTATCtattgggaaaactttaaaaaatgcatttctcCTAAACTCCTGTGGCAGACACTTAATCCTGGGGAAAAGACCAGCTTTTTAGATAAGCTATATCAAAATTACTTGAGTTGATGGGTCAAATATTATTTCTCTCTCACCCTATCCTAGAGTGTTGTAGGAAATACTGATGCAAtatcaaatcaataaaataacTGCATATGAGGTTTCAGGAATGGTATAATATACATTCTCTAAGAATCTCTGGAGATCAGCTATCTATGGTGTACGAATTGAAGGTAGCCCCCTCATAGATTACACTATAGCTGTTAACCTTGGAGATTGTCATAGCATTTACCACTGGATAATTCTCCTCCAGGAAATGGTGCAGCTGATATATATGCCAAACATAATTAAAGGTGTTCCTGGCTGTTGCCGGAGTCTGAAAAAAATTGAGAGATTCATACTGAGAAGCACCTGCAAAGACTGTACCTTCTCTTCTGGGGAAATGTAAACCTAACTAGGAGGGGGATCACTTACTTCTTAGAGTTGTAATCCTGTACAATGACCATCTCCATCTTGACTGCATTTGGCTTCCATTGATTTTATCTCATCTAATCTGTTACAAGTTGAATGCAGCAGCCATTCAAAGGAACCACATGATTATCATAacagaattaacagagttggaagggaccttggaagtcttctaagcAAGAAACccattaccatttcagacaaatgattgtccaatctcttcttaaaaaccttcgatgttggagcacccacaacttctggaggcaagttgttccactgattaattgttctaactgttacgaaatttctcctcagttctaggttggtttttctctttgattCGTTTctatcaattgcttcttgtcctgccttcaggtgctttggtaaaATAAGGTTTACAAAGAAATAATTTTTGTATCACCAGCATATGACAGAAACCCGATTCTATAAACTTTATGGTACTATTAGAATTAATAATGTGCAGTTAGTAGGAGAATGGCTCAAATGAATTCATACAAGGTGACAAATCAAGCAACAAGCAGGACATTGACactgtagaagccatttgaatCTATTTGTTTTCTTATCTGGCTTCCCtgacaatcattaagtgaactaTTTATGTTGACATAAATTAGTAtcatgaaagaagaaagaaaatacttaTTTCATTTACAGAGCTACTGGATATATTCATTTACCGAGCCAATGGTTTCCATTGACAACCATTTCATGCATCAAACTTGGAAAAGTGGGAGCTGGAATCTTATAAGAATAAatcttatattgttttttttacaaaatatgtaTTCTGACAGTTCAGGCCAGAGAGGACGGTTTTCACAGGCCATTAGTAatgcaataataatacaatagcagggttggaagggaccttggaggtcttctagtccaaccccctacctaggcaggaaaccctatactgtttcagacaaatggctatccaacatcttcttaaagacttccagtgttggggtattcacaacttctggaggcaagctgttccactgattaattgttctaactgtcaggaaatttctcctcagttctaagtttctctccttgattaatttccacccattgcttctggttctaccctcagatgccttggaaaatagtttgactccctcttctttgtggcagcccctgagatattggaacactgctatcatgtctattTGTAATTGGTGTGAAGCCTTGATTAGGAttagaaaataaatttatataaaaaccATCCTCAATTGGGGTTTAGAATAGAAATACTGAATTGGAATTTACGTTCCTTCAATAAACCTGATACAGTAGTCCAGAAGAAAATTGAATTTGTTCCTTTCATTAAAACTTCTACATCTGACTATATTTTAACTCTAtaggaggctttttaaaaaggctatCAGTTTGTGATAGTCATGCATAATTTTTAGCATttcagtgtgggttttttttgtgttGGGGTATCCCAGACCTTGCACATTGCTGCCTTCAAT
The DNA window shown above is from Thamnophis elegans isolate rThaEle1 chromosome 9, rThaEle1.pri, whole genome shotgun sequence and carries:
- the STOX2 gene encoding storkhead-box protein 2 isoform X2; this translates as MKKTRSITLRRAWPSSDFSDRASDRMRSRSEKDYRLHKHFPPAFLSQASRGYMTSGDVSPISMSPISQSQFIPLGEILCLAISSMNSARKQVTQEALIEHLTTCFPGVPTPSPEILRHTLNMLVRERKIYPTPDGYFIVTPQTYFITPSLIRTNSKWYHLDERIPDRSQCTSPQQGTITPSTSGCVRDRTLPKNHCDSCHCCREDMHSMHASTLQRKSTKDCKDSYCPPSLCQVPPTEKSKSTVNFSYKTETLSKPKDGEKQSKKFGLKLFRLSFKKDKTKQLANFSAQFPPEEWPLRDEDTPTTIPREVEMEIIRRINPDLTVENVMRHTALMKKLEEEKAQRSKAGSSAHHSGRSKKSRSHRKSHGKSRSHSKTRISKGDPSEGSHLEVPGEREYDFYDPLMRSPREGCYIIEHKRENFIMHSSPNVLESHFPMTPEWDVSGELAKRRTEMPFPEPSRGSSHSKVHRSHSHTQDRRSRNERSNKAKERSRSMDNSKGPLGTASLGTPEDIIEACSQDDQATSQTYIDDSTLRPSQSLSHQRALLSSVNYKEVIKPEKTVGSAETPTSCTLLEQSKPTENLPPYNELSSCTTKSAIDDYFQCNTSSETVLTAPSPLGKNKDDSDPVTLADSTKKVSPSERQSQHLAREPGVHREESPKGPSNSSGPIATSQTAEVITNGRLAQHHSTESSSLDKRKEIFSKDTLFKPLHSTLSVNSFHKPNVPHLKPHQKTPSETLPSRCDKLEQAMVTSVTQVIPIPQRQQETAGNQEAAFDYYNVSDDDDSEEGTNKNTEEEKNRDDVGTMQWLLEREKERDLQRKFEKNLTLLAPKETENSNSQRATHSARLDSMDSSSITVDSGFNSPRTRESLASNTSSIVESNRRQNPALSPAHGGVGPVFSFRATADPPTSETEKLQKPANCLQASVTSV
- the STOX2 gene encoding storkhead-box protein 2 isoform X1, whose product is MPRRLDKFLQIAPHSLAIVLSPCGGDEAAPPEQATRAQREGDAGGEAGRGSRAEGEPAADSELGRHHIGYEIFADFKQGNMQHFWNQKVTAAVAETFFLGWIDEQVLLIQGKEEHLEALREGWMRRALKPPAGFQIKCLGDVSPISMSPISQSQFIPLGEILCLAISSMNSARKQVTQEALIEHLTTCFPGVPTPSPEILRHTLNMLVRERKIYPTPDGYFIVTPQTYFITPSLIRTNSKWYHLDERIPDRSQCTSPQQGTITPSTSGCVRDRTLPKNHCDSCHCCREDMHSMHASTLQRKSTKDCKDSYCPPSLCQVPPTEKSKSTVNFSYKTETLSKPKDGEKQSKKFGLKLFRLSFKKDKTKQLANFSAQFPPEEWPLRDEDTPTTIPREVEMEIIRRINPDLTVENVMRHTALMKKLEEEKAQRSKAGSSAHHSGRSKKSRSHRKSHGKSRSHSKTRISKGDPSEGSHLEVPGEREYDFYDPLMRSPREGCYIIEHKRENFIMHSSPNVLESHFPMTPEWDVSGELAKRRTEMPFPEPSRGSSHSKVHRSHSHTQDRRSRNERSNKAKERSRSMDNSKGPLGTASLGTPEDIIEACSQDDQATSQTYIDDSTLRPSQSLSHQRALLSSVNYKEVIKPEKTVGSAETPTSCTLLEQSKPTENLPPYNELSSCTTKSAIDDYFQCNTSSETVLTAPSPLGKNKDDSDPVTLADSTKKVSPSERQSQHLAREPGVHREESPKGPSNSSGPIATSQTAEVITNGRLAQHHSTESSSLDKRKEIFSKDTLFKPLHSTLSVNSFHKPNVPHLKPHQKTPSETLPSRCDKLEQAMVTSVTQVIPIPQRQQETAGNQEAAFDYYNVSDDDDSEEGTNKNTEEEKNRDDVGTMQWLLEREKERDLQRKFEKNLTLLAPKETENSNSQRATHSARLDSMDSSSITVDSGFNSPRTRESLASNTSSIVESNRRQNPALSPAHGGVGPVFSFRATADPPTSETEKLQKPANCLQASVTSV